A DNA window from Mucilaginibacter xinganensis contains the following coding sequences:
- a CDS encoding secondary thiamine-phosphate synthase enzyme YjbQ produces MLKIYQQALRLKERKRGFHLITSEVTIALPQISELAVGICQVFIQHTSASLTINENADPTVRKDFETYFNKTVKENDPDYLHDDEGPDDMPAHLKAAILGSSVTIPVRNGRLALGTWQGIYLCEHRDNATPRNIVVTAWGSNDQSIG; encoded by the coding sequence ATGTTAAAGATTTATCAACAAGCGTTGCGGTTAAAGGAAAGGAAACGGGGATTTCATTTAATAACTTCCGAGGTTACAATTGCCCTGCCGCAGATTAGTGAACTGGCGGTAGGAATATGCCAGGTGTTTATTCAGCACACTTCGGCATCATTAACAATAAATGAGAATGCAGATCCTACTGTGAGAAAAGACTTTGAAACTTACTTTAACAAAACAGTAAAAGAAAACGATCCGGACTACCTGCATGATGACGAAGGCCCTGATGATATGCCTGCGCACCTTAAAGCTGCTATATTAGGCAGTTCAGTAACTATTCCGGTACGAAACGGGCGTCTTGCATTAGGCACCTGGCAAGGCATCTACTTGTGCGAACACAGGGATAACGCTACACCAAGGAATATAGTTGTCACCGCATGGGGAAGCAATGATCAATCTATTGGTTGA